One stretch of Periplaneta americana isolate PAMFEO1 chromosome 1, P.americana_PAMFEO1_priV1, whole genome shotgun sequence DNA includes these proteins:
- the Ublcp1 gene encoding ubiquitin-like domain-containing CTD phosphatase 1 produces MAGVYISNMENEMKLVVKWSGKEYEICNLSESDSVATLKNAIHKETGVRPERQKLLNLKLKGKTPEDECQLSALKLKQGFKVMMMGSLEEDIADASAPPEDIPDVVNDLDIEDEEVAIESREVYLAKIERRVREYKINMLNELRPGKKLLVLDIDYTLFDHRSTAETGYELMRPYLHEFLTSAYQDYDIVIWSATSMKWIEEKMKLLGVSTHSSYKVAFYLDSLAMISIFTPKYGVVQVKPLGVIWGKFDQYSSRNTIMFDDIRRNFLMNPGNGLKIRPFKQAHLNRDKDRELLRLAKYLKDIVHEEDFNSLDHKHWEKYRPRKRDKIAPKKEETHEENSSAS; encoded by the exons ATGGCGGGAGTGTATATAAGCAATATGGAGAACGAAATGAAATTAGTTGTGAAATGGAGTGGAaaagaatatgaaatatgtaatttatCTGAGAGTGATTCTGTTGCTACTTTAAAAAACGCAATTCATAAAGAGACAGGAGTTCGTCCCGAGAGACAAAAGTTACTTAATCTTAAACTTAAAG GGAAGACACCAGAAGATGAATGCCAGTTGTCTGCACTTAAGCTTAAGCAAGGATTTAAGGTTATGATGATGGGCTCTTTAGAAGAAGATATTGCTGATGCATCGGCACCCCCAGAAGACATCCCTGATGTAGTAAATGATCTCGATATTGAAGACGAAGAAGTTGCAATAGAGAGCAGAGAA GTATACTTGGCCAAGATAGAGCGTCGAGTTAGAGAGTATAAAATCAACATGCTGAATGAACTTCGACCTGGGAAGAAGCTTCTTGTACTCGATATTGATTATACCCTCTTTGATCACCGATCTACTGCTGAGACAGGTTATGAATTGATGAGGCCTTATCTTCATGAATTTCTTACATCAGCTTACCAG GACTATGACATCGTGATATGGTCAGCCACAAGCATGAAATGGATTGAAGAAAAGATGAAGTTATTGGGTGTGTCTACCCACAGTAGCTACAAAGTTGCATTCTACTTGGATAGCCTTGCCATGATATCCATCTTCACTCCAAAGTATGGCGTAGTACAG GTGAAACCTCTAGGTGTCATCTGGGGGAAATTCGATCAGTATTCATCTCGCAACACAATCATGTTTGATGACATCAGACGAAACTTTCTCATGAATCCTGGAAACGGCTTGAAGATCCGGCCATTCAAGCAAGCTCATCTTAATCGTGATAAGGACAGAGAATTGCTTAGACTTGCAAAGTACCTGAAGGATATTGTTCACGAAGAGGATTTTAACAGTTTGGATCACAAACACTGGGAGAAATACAGACCGCGAAAGAGAGATAAAATAGCTCCCAAAAAGGAGGAAACTCACGAAGAAAACAGTAGTGCTAGCTAG